In Acanthochromis polyacanthus isolate Apoly-LR-REF ecotype Palm Island chromosome 18, KAUST_Apoly_ChrSc, whole genome shotgun sequence, the following proteins share a genomic window:
- the LOC110959126 gene encoding lysozyme C, translating into MRTLVVLFLVAATSAEVLERCSWARTLRDAGMDGYRGVSLANWVCLTYWESRYNTGAINHNKDGSTDYGIFQINSRYWCTDGTRSANGCRIQCSELLTNNVGVAINCAKRVVRDPQGIKAWVAWKDHCQNRDVSSYIAGCGL; encoded by the exons ATGAGGACTCTGGTGGTTTTGTTCTTGGTGGCTGCAACCAGCGCTGAAGTCCTGGAGCGCTGTTCATGGGCCCGGACACTGAGGGATGCTGGGATGGACGGTTACCGTGGCGTCAGCCTGGCCAACT ggGTTTGTCTGACCTACTGGGAGTCAAGGTACAACACCGGCGCCATAAACCACAACAAAGATGGATCCACCGACTACGGCATCTTTCAGATCAACAGTCGCTATTGGTGCACCGATGGAACACGTTCAGCCAACGGATGTAGAATCCAGTGTAGCG AGCTTCTGACAAATAACGTCGGCGTAGCGATCAACTGCGCCAAACGCGTCGTCAGGGATCCCCAAGGCATCAAAGCCTG GGTGGCCTGGAAAGATCACTGTCAGAACCGTGATGTGAGTTCATACATCGCTGGATGTGGACTTTAA
- the LOC127530205 gene encoding lysozyme C-like: MTSKENKEEIKADAETLGPAEIIMRTLVVLFLVAATSAEVLERCSWARTLRNAGMDGYRGVSLANWVCLTYWESRYNTGAINHNKDGSTDYGIFQINSRYWCTDGTRSANGCRIQCSELLTNNVGVAINCAKRVVRDPQGIKAWVAWKKYCQNRDVSSYVAGCRL; the protein is encoded by the exons ATGACGTCCAAGGAAAACAAGGAGGAAATAAAGGCAGATGCAGAAACGCTCGGTCCGGCAGAGATCATCATGAGGACTCTGGTGGTTTTGTTCTTGGTGGCTGCAACCAGCGCTGAAGTCCTGGAGCGCTGTTCATGGGCCCGGACACTGAGGAATGCTGGGATGGACGGTTACCGTGGCGTCAGCCTGGCCAACT ggGTTTGTCTGACCTACTGGGAGTCAAGGTACAACACCGGCGCCATAAACCACAACAAAGATGGATCCACCGACTACGGCATCTTTCAGATCAACAGTCGCTATTGGTGCACCGATGGAACACGTTCAGCCAACGGATGTAGAATCCAGTGTAGCG AGCTTCTGACAAATAACGTCGGCGTCGCGATCAACTGCGCCAAACGCGTCGTCAGGGATCCCCAAGGCATCAAAGCCTG GGTGGCCTGGAAAAAGTACTGTCAGAACCGTGATGTGAGTTCATACGTCGCTGGATGTCGACTTTAA